The DNA segment GAGACCTTCTGTCCCGCACACATGGTCTTTAGGGTCTGAAAGACTGCCAGAGGAGCAACGTTCATCTTTAACAGGTCCACTATGATCCTGTAGCAGAGTTAGATGGGCCATTTAGAATCATGCAACAGTAACAGATAAAAACTGCCAACCCAATAAGTGAGGTTGTGCCACAGTGATTTTACTGTGTTCTTACTGCTTTTATGAGAGTGGCAACAGTAATGGGATTAAAGTCAGCTgtgttcagtaaaaaaaataaaaaagtatgaatattaataagaaaacaaaaaaaactggcTCATTATGAGCCAAACCAAAgacaatatatatacaaagatGGCTGGTCTACCCTTAAAAATAAGCttttaacgctatttgagcataagTTCAGTTGATGCAGTTAAAAGGATTCTTCCAATTTTGTGTGAGgtttattcatcttcagaactgtaattaatttatttttgttgagatcaaaaactttttttgggtTGCAACACAACAACTACCACGTTGAAGCTCAAAAGATAGTaatgacatcattaaaatagtccatttgacatcagtgtttcaactgtaatttaatgaagctacgagaatactttttgtgcacagagaaaagtaaaataatgactttatttaataatttcttctCTTTTGCGCATTCATGAGAGTACAGTATCATGACGCATGCGATGCATGTGATGTTGCTGACGCAGGAGCTGGCGTTCTGACGTAGAACCTGGATGCTCTGCACCTTGTTTGTAAGCAGAGGAACGCACATGCATGCATCGTGGTCCTGTTCTGAAAAACACAGCGGAGACTTACATggaaaagaagaaattgttgaataaagtcgtatttgttttctttgcacacaaaaagtactCTTGTAGCGTCATAGAATTAAGGTTGGACCACTGATGTCACAGGgcctattttaacaatgtccttacccCCCTTCTGGGACTTGGatgtggtagttgcgttgctgtctatgcatggTCAGAAACCTCTtgaatttcattacaaaaaaaaaaaaaatcttaagttttctgaagataaacaaaggttttacaggtttggaataacaagaAGGTGAGGaattagtgacagaattttcatttttgggttaactatccctgaCTCTGACTGGTTTCCTTCAAGACAAATAACTCTCAATTCATGCACTGATCAATTTAGAGATTTTGAGCTATTTTGCTTTCAGTCTTCTTTCAGGctagaaagaaaacatccaaaatacatatttagGTGATTATCTTATTACACTTTATCAATTAGCATttttagatttcaattacaaGATGTTTTCTCACAGTAAGTTTTTTATTTCTCTTCCATGAGCCAGAAATCTCTACTTCAGCAACACTTGCATACACCAGCCCTTTCAGTTTAATTCCTAACAGTAGCCTGAAGGTTtgcaaatgtatgtatgtatatatgtgtgtgtgtatatatatatatatatatatatatatatatgtgtatatatatatatatatatatatatatatatatatatatatatatagcttatttGCAAATTTCAACAACAGAAAACGTGCAATACAAAATAATGTACTGTGATCAATCAACTGAAAGAATAGTGAGATTTAGTTAATTTCTTTACCCTATTCACCTACGGTGTCGTTACTGACACTATACGTGTTAAATTAGATTTTGTGGGACTCACTTGAAAACCTCTTGATCAATGACTATCCCAGCAGCCTGAGTGAGCTCGAACAGCTCAGTCTCCTCCGCGTTTAGGACCTTTTTCTTCTTGATGCTGTATTTCTGCACATTCCCGCTCACGGTCACGTTCAGTGATGGGGAGTCCGGGGCTGAGGGCATCGCGCCGGGCTGCGCTGACTGTGACATATGCGTCACCTaaacactatataatatatgaaatcaTACAGGCAGCAATCACAAAACAATCATGCATTTTTCTCA comes from the Cyprinus carpio isolate SPL01 chromosome B21, ASM1834038v1, whole genome shotgun sequence genome and includes:
- the mzt2b gene encoding mitotic-spindle organizing protein 2 isoform X2 yields the protein MSQSAQPGAMPSAPDSPSLNVTVSGNVQKYSIKKKKVLNAEETELFELTQAAGIVIDQEVFKIIVDLLKMNVAPLAVFQTLKTMCAGQKVSETSTGDTSTVSHTATAPSESRVRSKTSSGQGEKSARDGSSQRVPRQVSATRGQKSAKSSGSSSSSSQLTSN